A section of the Callospermophilus lateralis isolate mCalLat2 chromosome 16, mCalLat2.hap1, whole genome shotgun sequence genome encodes:
- the LOC143382031 gene encoding myelin P2 protein: MSNKFLGTWKLVSSEHFDDYMKALGVGLATRKLGNLAKPSVIISKKGDYITIRTESAFKNTEITFKLGQEFEETTADNRKTKSIVTLERGSLNQVQKWDGKETTIKRKVVDGKMVMECMMKGVVCTRIYEKV, translated from the exons ATGAGTAACAAATTCTTGGGCACCTGGAAACTTGTCTCCAGTGAGCACTTTGATGATTACATGAAAGCTCTAG GTGTGGGGTTAGCCACCAGGAAACTGGGAAATCTGGCCAAACCCAGTGTGATCATCAGCAAGAAAGGGGACTATATTACTATACgaactgaaagtgcttttaaaaacACAGAGATCACCTTCAAGCTGGGCCAGGAATTTGAAGAAACCACAGCTGACAATAGGAAAACCAAG AGCATTGTAACCCTGGAGAGAGGCTCACTGAATCAAGTGCAGAAATGGGACGGCAAAGAGACCACCATAAAGAGAAAGGTGGTGGACGGAAAAATGGTAATG gAATGTATGATGAAGGGCGTGGTGTGCACCAGGATTTACGAGAAGGTCTGA